One window of Oscillospiraceae bacterium genomic DNA carries:
- a CDS encoding mannose-6-phosphate isomerase gives MNIMTKLYPLKMKPIYKEILWGGQSLASLYERKLPFEKTAESWEASAHRNGCSTVEAGALSGENLVQLAKEYKEDFLGSLCDVQEGFPLLLKLIDACDFLSVQVHPDDELAKLDNDKGKTEMWIVLCAKENAGLYMGFNRDITKEEYKKRISDNTLKEVLNFVPAKAGDVFYIAAGTVHAIGAGLVIAEIQQNSDTTYRVYDWGRVGKDNKPRELHIDKALEASTLEKYSPKAQIACIMSASTKISYYPCCKYFGAVKQEIAEEYNDYTNKKSFHILFCSEGEGEIKADGNSHSIKAGETYIIPACVERYQIKGKLTVYKFFVPDFNEDYLLPLEKAGVSQAVIDSLNNI, from the coding sequence ATGAACATAATGACAAAGCTTTATCCTTTGAAAATGAAACCGATTTACAAAGAAATTTTATGGGGCGGGCAAAGCTTAGCCTCTTTATATGAGCGCAAATTACCCTTTGAAAAAACTGCTGAAAGCTGGGAAGCATCTGCTCACAGAAACGGTTGCTCAACTGTTGAAGCGGGAGCGCTTTCGGGAGAAAATCTCGTACAGCTTGCAAAAGAATATAAAGAGGACTTTTTAGGCAGTCTTTGTGATGTGCAGGAGGGCTTTCCTTTGCTTTTGAAGCTTATAGATGCCTGCGACTTTTTATCTGTTCAGGTGCATCCTGACGATGAGCTTGCAAAGCTTGACAATGACAAGGGCAAAACTGAGATGTGGATAGTTCTGTGCGCAAAAGAAAATGCCGGTCTTTATATGGGCTTTAACCGTGATATCACCAAAGAGGAATACAAAAAAAGAATTTCCGACAACACCTTGAAAGAGGTTTTGAATTTTGTTCCTGCAAAGGCGGGGGACGTTTTTTATATTGCGGCAGGAACTGTTCACGCAATAGGAGCAGGTCTTGTTATTGCAGAGATACAGCAAAATTCCGACACCACCTACAGAGTATACGATTGGGGACGTGTAGGTAAGGACAATAAGCCAAGAGAGCTTCATATAGACAAGGCTCTGGAGGCTTCAACTCTTGAAAAATATTCTCCAAAGGCTCAGATTGCTTGTATAATGTCAGCTTCGACTAAAATCAGTTATTATCCTTGCTGTAAATATTTCGGTGCAGTCAAGCAAGAGATAGCTGAAGAATATAATGATTATACAAACAAAAAAAGCTTCCATATTCTTTTTTGCTCCGAGGGTGAGGGTGAAATTAAAGCAGATGGAAATTCTCACAGCATAAAGGCGGGAGAAACCTATATTATTCCTGCCTGTGTTGAGCGCTATCAAATTAAAGGAAAACTAACAGTTTATAAATTTTTTGTACCTGATTTTAACGAAGATTATCTTCTGCCTCTTGAAAAAGCAGGAGTTTCTCAAGCTGTTATTGACAGTCTTAACAATATATAA